One Calditrichia bacterium DNA window includes the following coding sequences:
- a CDS encoding sigma-54-dependent Fis family transcriptional regulator: protein MKKQPYPHQPVLLIDDETQFLESAEFTLNSQGIDNTYTCSDSRKAIEMIARLRPSIVLLDLTMPYVKGWELLPQVVTDFPNTTVIILTAINEVDLAVRCMKDGAFDYMIKPVDDVRLVTTIRKAIELRSVQFENQMLKDYLLSDKLDDPDAFSEIITRNKTMRQIFQYAEAIARSPLPVLVTGETGVGKELIARAIHKVSKRHGEFVPVNVAGVDDNLFSDTLFGHKKGAFTGADSDRKGLIEQASRGTIFLDEIGDLAMESQVKLLRLLQEGRYYPIGSDTPKPTDARVIVATNADLEKAQTTGKFRKDLFYRLQTHRVEVPPLRHRKEDIPMLVDFFLEKSSTILGKATPTPPRELYPLLETYHFPGNIRELESLIFDAVSRHKSHVLSIESIRDKIGHTIEFAEENPDLVPVDHQIIFSEQLPTLKTAENMLINEAMRRADGNQVIAAQILGISRRALNNRLSRSKR from the coding sequence ATGAAAAAACAACCCTATCCGCATCAACCCGTTTTGTTAATTGATGACGAAACCCAGTTTTTGGAAAGCGCCGAATTTACGCTAAATTCCCAGGGCATCGATAACACATACACCTGCTCCGACAGCCGGAAAGCAATCGAAATGATCGCCAGGCTGCGCCCTTCCATCGTATTGTTAGATTTAACCATGCCGTATGTGAAAGGCTGGGAATTGCTGCCGCAAGTCGTTACAGATTTTCCGAACACAACCGTCATCATTTTAACGGCGATCAACGAAGTGGATTTGGCAGTGCGCTGCATGAAAGACGGCGCGTTCGATTACATGATAAAACCGGTTGATGACGTGCGGCTGGTAACCACCATCCGCAAAGCGATCGAGTTACGCAGTGTTCAATTCGAAAACCAGATGTTGAAAGATTACCTGCTATCCGATAAACTGGACGATCCGGACGCTTTTTCCGAAATCATCACCCGCAACAAAACCATGCGCCAGATTTTCCAATACGCCGAAGCCATTGCCCGCAGTCCGCTGCCGGTGCTGGTTACCGGCGAAACCGGTGTGGGAAAAGAATTAATTGCCCGGGCCATTCACAAAGTGAGCAAGCGCCACGGCGAATTTGTTCCGGTGAACGTTGCCGGCGTGGACGACAACCTGTTTTCCGATACGCTGTTCGGGCACAAAAAAGGAGCGTTTACCGGCGCGGATTCCGATCGGAAAGGGTTGATTGAACAGGCATCCCGGGGCACGATATTTTTGGATGAAATTGGTGACCTGGCGATGGAATCACAGGTAAAGCTGCTGCGGCTGCTGCAGGAAGGGCGTTATTATCCGATCGGTTCCGATACACCCAAACCGACAGACGCCCGCGTAATTGTCGCAACCAACGCCGATTTGGAAAAAGCTCAGACAACCGGAAAATTCCGTAAAGATTTATTTTATCGTTTACAAACCCACCGGGTGGAGGTGCCGCCATTGCGGCATCGCAAAGAGGATATTCCGATGCTCGTCGATTTTTTCCTCGAAAAATCATCGACCATTTTAGGGAAAGCCACACCTACCCCACCCCGCGAACTGTATCCGCTGTTGGAAACCTATCATTTCCCCGGAAATATTCGCGAATTGGAAAGCCTCATTTTTGATGCTGTCAGCCGGCACAAATCGCATGTGCTGTCTATCGAATCCATCCGCGATAAAATCGGGCACACTATTGAATTTGCCGAGGAAAACCCGGATTTGGTTCCGGTGGATCACCAGATTATTTTTTCCGAACAGTTGCCCACGCTCAAAACCGCCGAAAACATGCTGATTAACGAGGCAATGCGCCGTGCGGACGGCAATCAGGTGATCGCCGCACAAATTCTGGGAATCAGCCGCCGCGCTTTGAACAACCGCCTGAGCCGCTCTAAACGCTAA
- a CDS encoding DNA polymerase II, whose translation MQVTTDIFIITSDWQDAGNRHILQYFGVCRDGSLVEITIDTEKPVFFVPRDSQLPAFPFPIQQRQLQLSNFDQKVVDGLYFRTQRECRKAEQILTSAGIPTYEADIRTDRRYLMERFIYAQVTVSGIAESAGRRLRFHNPKLTPCQVTPKLVVASIDIETGVDSGRLYSIAMHISGNTNELKKVLMVSPKPLDCPDYLEFCPDERTMLLRFFELFRQSDPDIIIGWNVIGFDLSFLENKCREYGLSLDIARSKTPVHIRRRQKSGLMAIDISGRVVLDGPPMLRSIFYSFVDYSLETVSQTLLNRGKQLSTEVDKIREIDRMFAEDKVSLAAYNLEDCVLVTEIFQKLGLIELQIRRSQITGLLLKDVGISTAEFDHIYLPRLHRRGFVAPNKSDVQQMEHTAGGYVMDPIIGIHEHVILLDFKSLYPSLMQTFHIEPLSKILNDVNPLVTPSGHQFSRTEHFMESVISDLMERRAAAKKAGDTYLQHAIKILMNSFYGVMGSDASRFYDPVLPTAVTKTARWLLIGSKNFLEEKGYQVLYGDTDSLFVKIPPEKMIDPEILGNELAVELNTYWQSRISEMSLKSYMEIEFEKYYRKFVLPMARGKTGGARKRYAGLRIQKSVEKLEFVGMEYVRTDWTPLAKDFQYQLYWRVLKEMPVTQWLREYLRDLRSGKKNELLIYHKRLRKHADEYSKNATPQVRAARILMAEKLFRDVRTVRYVMSRHGAVPVETGPHDIDYMHYIQKQLRPIADSLLILQGKSFEELCQDAQLSLFDDPDFKI comes from the coding sequence ATGCAGGTTACAACAGATATTTTTATCATCACCAGTGATTGGCAAGATGCCGGAAATCGCCATATTCTGCAATATTTTGGCGTTTGCCGGGATGGCAGCCTGGTGGAAATAACTATCGACACCGAAAAACCGGTTTTTTTTGTCCCTCGCGATTCACAATTACCAGCCTTCCCCTTTCCCATTCAACAGCGACAATTACAACTTAGCAACTTTGATCAAAAAGTTGTGGACGGGCTGTATTTTCGCACACAGCGGGAATGCCGAAAAGCGGAGCAAATCCTCACATCTGCCGGTATTCCCACATATGAGGCGGATATTCGCACAGATCGCCGATACTTGATGGAGCGATTTATCTACGCTCAGGTGACCGTTAGCGGCATCGCCGAATCGGCCGGGCGGCGACTGCGATTTCACAACCCGAAACTAACGCCTTGCCAGGTCACCCCTAAATTAGTGGTTGCATCGATAGATATCGAAACAGGCGTTGATTCCGGACGGCTGTATTCCATTGCCATGCACATTTCCGGCAACACGAACGAGTTGAAAAAAGTGCTCATGGTTTCCCCGAAACCACTCGACTGCCCGGATTATCTGGAATTCTGCCCGGATGAACGCACGATGCTCCTCCGGTTTTTCGAACTGTTCCGGCAAAGTGATCCGGATATTATCATTGGCTGGAACGTTATCGGATTTGATCTATCCTTTTTGGAGAACAAATGCCGGGAATACGGACTTTCGCTGGATATCGCCCGGAGCAAAACGCCGGTGCACATTCGCCGCCGCCAAAAAAGCGGGTTGATGGCGATCGATATTTCCGGTCGCGTAGTGCTGGACGGCCCGCCGATGCTGCGCTCTATCTTTTACAGTTTTGTGGATTACAGTCTGGAAACTGTCTCGCAAACGTTGTTGAATCGCGGAAAACAGCTCTCAACCGAGGTCGATAAAATTCGCGAAATTGACCGAATGTTTGCGGAAGACAAAGTTTCGCTGGCAGCCTACAATCTCGAAGATTGCGTGCTTGTCACCGAAATTTTCCAAAAACTCGGGCTGATCGAGCTGCAAATTCGCCGCTCTCAAATCACCGGATTATTGTTAAAAGATGTGGGAATTTCAACTGCGGAATTTGATCACATTTATTTGCCGCGACTCCATCGGCGCGGATTTGTTGCGCCCAACAAATCGGATGTTCAGCAAATGGAGCACACCGCCGGCGGCTACGTAATGGACCCGATTATCGGGATTCACGAACACGTTATTTTGCTGGATTTCAAAAGCCTGTATCCTTCGCTGATGCAAACATTTCATATCGAACCACTGTCAAAAATTTTAAACGATGTTAATCCGTTGGTTACGCCGAGTGGACATCAATTTTCCCGAACGGAACATTTTATGGAGAGTGTTATTTCGGATTTGATGGAGCGCCGCGCAGCCGCCAAAAAAGCAGGTGATACGTATCTTCAACACGCCATTAAAATTTTGATGAACAGCTTTTACGGCGTCATGGGATCGGATGCCAGCCGGTTTTACGATCCGGTTTTGCCCACTGCCGTCACCAAAACGGCTCGCTGGCTCCTCATCGGCAGCAAAAATTTTCTGGAAGAAAAAGGATATCAGGTGCTTTACGGCGATACGGATTCGCTTTTCGTAAAAATTCCGCCCGAAAAAATGATCGACCCGGAAATTTTGGGAAACGAGCTGGCAGTAGAATTGAATACCTACTGGCAATCGCGGATTTCGGAAATGTCGCTAAAATCATACATGGAAATTGAATTCGAAAAATATTACCGAAAATTTGTGCTGCCGATGGCTCGCGGAAAAACAGGCGGTGCCCGCAAACGATACGCCGGATTGCGCATCCAGAAATCCGTTGAAAAACTGGAATTTGTGGGCATGGAATATGTCCGGACAGACTGGACACCGTTGGCGAAAGATTTTCAGTATCAATTGTATTGGCGGGTGCTGAAAGAAATGCCGGTCACCCAGTGGCTGCGGGAATATTTGCGCGATTTGCGCAGCGGCAAAAAAAATGAGCTATTGATTTATCACAAACGATTGCGAAAACACGCGGACGAATACTCCAAAAACGCCACGCCACAGGTTCGCGCTGCGCGTATTTTGATGGCAGAAAAACTGTTTCGGGATGTTCGAACCGTTCGATACGTGATGAGCCGGCACGGGGCTGTTCCGGTGGAAACCGGTCCGCATGACATCGATTATATGCATTATATTCAAAAACAACTTCGTCCCATCGCAGATTCGCTGCTGATTTTGCAGGGCAAATCGTTTGAAGAACTTTGTCAGGATGCTCAACTATCTTTATTTGATGATCCGGATTTCAAAATTTAA
- a CDS encoding universal stress protein, which translates to MKLNNILVPTDFSKFSDKAVESAFLIAAQYNAKITLLHSILLFHEEGDNGLQLHEYSEYIKEKENDSRQLLKAHSDSAEEHGVKLETKVLRGFSAADSILEFVKENPVDLVVMGTHGRTGLKKWVYGSVAEKVVRLSPVPVLTTHYFEKPFRIDKILVPVDFSDYSKNAVEYAKELANRFDAELVYLHSIYNEFHPSYFAGGAETLLSLDPKLKDRSMTRLKEFAGNKHKSTCLILEGSAYHNIVDYADNNEIDLIVMATRGLTGLDHYLIGSTTERVVRLAKTPVLTIERTN; encoded by the coding sequence ATGAAGCTTAACAACATTTTAGTGCCGACAGACTTTAGCAAGTTCTCTGACAAAGCTGTCGAAAGTGCATTCCTGATTGCGGCGCAATACAACGCCAAAATAACCTTGCTGCACTCCATTCTGCTGTTTCATGAAGAAGGCGATAACGGATTGCAACTTCATGAATACAGCGAATACATTAAAGAAAAAGAGAATGACTCGCGTCAGTTACTCAAAGCACATTCAGACTCTGCCGAAGAACACGGAGTGAAGCTGGAAACCAAAGTATTGCGCGGATTTTCCGCAGCCGATTCCATTCTGGAATTTGTAAAGGAAAACCCTGTTGATCTTGTAGTAATGGGAACACACGGCAGAACCGGTTTAAAAAAATGGGTATATGGCAGCGTTGCTGAAAAAGTTGTCCGCCTTTCGCCGGTGCCGGTTTTAACCACCCACTATTTTGAAAAACCGTTTCGGATTGACAAAATTCTGGTGCCTGTAGATTTTTCGGATTACTCCAAAAACGCTGTCGAATATGCGAAAGAACTGGCAAATCGTTTCGATGCCGAGTTGGTTTACCTGCATTCGATTTATAACGAATTTCATCCGTCCTATTTTGCCGGCGGCGCGGAAACACTGCTGTCGCTGGATCCGAAATTGAAAGATCGCAGCATGACCCGGCTGAAGGAATTTGCCGGAAACAAACACAAATCAACCTGCCTGATTTTGGAAGGATCGGCCTATCACAACATCGTGGATTATGCAGACAACAACGAAATCGATTTGATTGTGATGGCCACCCGCGGATTAACCGGGCTGGATCATTATCTCATTGGCAGCACAACCGAACGAGTCGTAAGATTAGCAAAAACTCCGGTTTTGACTATCGAAAGAACGAACTGA
- a CDS encoding peroxiredoxin — protein MEFLPKINQPAPAFTIPDANNSPVQLSDFSGKWVVLYFYPKDNTSGCTLEAQEFSAALPDFATLNAVVIGVSPDSCRKHTNFIKKYDLKVMLLSDESHEMLEKYGVWQEKSMFGNRYMGVVRSTVLIDPNGIVRQGWEKVKPEGHAAEVLETIKTLTQS, from the coding sequence ATGGAATTTCTGCCCAAAATTAATCAGCCGGCACCTGCGTTCACCATACCGGATGCGAACAATTCGCCCGTCCAGCTGTCTGATTTTAGCGGCAAATGGGTGGTGCTGTATTTTTATCCCAAAGATAACACGTCAGGATGCACGCTCGAAGCACAAGAGTTCAGCGCGGCGCTTCCGGATTTCGCAACATTAAACGCCGTTGTGATCGGCGTTAGCCCAGATAGTTGCCGGAAGCATACCAATTTCATCAAAAAATACGATCTCAAAGTGATGTTGTTGAGCGATGAAAGCCACGAAATGCTGGAAAAATATGGCGTTTGGCAGGAAAAATCGATGTTTGGCAACAGATATATGGGTGTCGTGCGATCGACCGTTTTAATTGATCCGAATGGCATCGTTCGCCAAGGTTGGGAAAAAGTTAAGCCGGAAGGTCATGCCGCCGAAGTGTTGGAAACGATAAAAACGCTAACACAATCATAA
- a CDS encoding cyclic nucleotide-binding domain-containing protein — protein sequence MTVKEVLSKHPFFKEFNDSQLNRIAEGSSFIQFNAGQFIFKEGEDARQFYLILNGMVSLEVHVPNRGPVNIERIDAQDVLGWSWLYPPHRWHFDARAEEEITALNIDGKFLLKMIEEDHEIGFNVMRRIAMVMEHRLQSTRLKLMQVYDIYKEPVLERQKWQSLL from the coding sequence ATGACTGTAAAAGAGGTCCTCAGCAAACATCCTTTTTTTAAAGAATTTAACGATTCCCAACTCAACAGAATTGCGGAAGGGAGTTCATTTATACAATTTAATGCCGGACAATTTATTTTTAAAGAGGGTGAAGATGCCCGCCAGTTCTATTTGATTTTAAACGGGATGGTTTCGCTGGAAGTTCATGTACCGAATCGCGGACCGGTAAATATTGAACGCATTGATGCACAGGATGTTTTGGGATGGTCCTGGCTGTATCCGCCGCATCGCTGGCATTTTGATGCCCGCGCAGAAGAAGAAATCACGGCATTGAACATCGATGGCAAATTTTTGCTGAAAATGATCGAGGAAGATCACGAAATTGGTTTTAACGTGATGCGACGTATTGCAATGGTGATGGAACATCGCCTGCAATCTACCCGCCTGAAATTGATGCAAGTTTACGATATTTATAAAGAACCGGTGCTCGAGCGCCAAAAATGGCAATCTCTCCTTTAG
- a CDS encoding PAS domain S-box protein: MNRENLFKTLIEDKLTYSNLIDSASEGIIITDAKGAIILVNRRAGEMFGYSQNELIGKSLEILIPQRFRNHHESHRTNYLKSPSRRIMGVGRDLVGLRKDKSEFPIEASLSPIKTDEGVFVLSFIIDITLRKETEKALEREKIRIQEYLDIAGVILMVINKDETIGMINKRGCAIVGYDEKELIGQNWFDKCIPENKRDFIRNHYRKILTDNRATNESFDHLIKTRSGEERIISWRNVLLRDDHQKVTGILCSGEDITEQVKAQRQAKLHQQQLAQADKMATLGILVSGVAHEINNPTSFIMLNGKIFSKVWNDIAPILESHYENEGDFVIAGMPFSRAYEKISRLIDGVSEGAKRIERIIRSLKDFARQDSGELNESVNINEVIESAIIIVHNLIKKTTDDFAFIPGEQLPQIRGNSQQLEQVIINLLTNACQSLTENQQKLNITTKFHPKDLIVSICVRDEGTGISQENLAHITDPFFTTKQSSGGTGLGLSICYNIVKTHGGTLNFQSELNKGTKVTVKLPVHPGEKTGDMTKTDASVTAEKS, translated from the coding sequence ATGAATCGTGAAAATTTGTTCAAAACACTCATAGAAGATAAATTAACGTACAGCAACTTAATTGATTCTGCATCGGAAGGCATTATCATTACAGATGCTAAAGGTGCAATAATATTGGTTAATCGTCGCGCTGGCGAAATGTTCGGTTATTCACAAAATGAGCTGATTGGCAAATCCCTGGAAATTTTAATACCGCAGCGGTTTCGCAATCACCACGAATCGCATCGCACAAACTACCTGAAATCGCCTAGCCGCCGAATAATGGGTGTCGGGCGTGATTTGGTGGGTTTGCGAAAAGACAAATCGGAATTTCCCATTGAAGCCAGCCTCAGCCCGATCAAAACGGACGAAGGCGTTTTTGTCCTCAGTTTTATTATTGATATCACCCTTCGCAAAGAAACCGAAAAAGCGCTTGAGCGCGAAAAAATCCGTATTCAGGAATATCTGGATATCGCAGGTGTTATTTTGATGGTTATCAATAAAGATGAAACCATCGGAATGATCAATAAACGCGGCTGCGCAATTGTCGGATATGACGAAAAAGAGTTGATCGGACAAAACTGGTTTGACAAATGTATTCCGGAAAACAAACGGGATTTTATCCGAAATCACTACCGGAAAATATTAACCGATAACCGGGCGACAAATGAATCTTTCGATCATTTAATCAAAACGCGATCCGGTGAAGAGCGGATTATCAGTTGGCGCAACGTGTTGTTAAGAGATGATCATCAGAAAGTTACCGGAATCCTTTGCTCCGGCGAAGACATCACCGAGCAGGTAAAAGCACAAAGGCAGGCAAAATTGCACCAGCAACAGCTTGCCCAGGCAGACAAAATGGCTACTTTGGGCATTCTCGTTTCCGGCGTTGCCCACGAAATAAATAATCCGACCAGTTTTATCATGCTCAATGGTAAAATATTCTCAAAAGTATGGAACGACATCGCGCCGATATTGGAATCGCATTACGAAAACGAGGGCGATTTTGTGATTGCCGGGATGCCGTTCAGCCGGGCATATGAGAAAATTTCTCGCTTAATTGACGGTGTTTCGGAGGGCGCGAAACGCATCGAAAGGATTATTCGCAGCCTGAAAGATTTTGCGAGGCAAGACAGCGGCGAGCTAAACGAAAGCGTAAATATCAACGAAGTTATTGAATCTGCCATCATAATTGTTCATAATTTGATCAAAAAAACAACCGATGATTTTGCATTTATTCCCGGAGAGCAGCTCCCGCAAATTCGCGGTAACTCTCAGCAATTAGAACAAGTTATCATCAATTTATTGACCAACGCCTGTCAATCACTAACCGAAAATCAGCAAAAACTGAACATTACCACAAAATTTCACCCGAAAGATTTAATCGTCAGCATTTGTGTTCGCGATGAAGGCACCGGTATTTCACAGGAAAACCTTGCCCATATTACAGATCCGTTTTTTACCACCAAACAATCATCCGGCGGAACTGGTCTGGGGCTATCAATTTGTTATAATATTGTGAAAACTCATGGCGGTACATTAAATTTCCAATCTGAATTGAATAAAGGAACCAAGGTAACCGTAAAATTGCCCGTTCATCCGGGCGAAAAAACCGGAGATATGACCAAAACTGACGCTTCCGTAACGGCTGAAAAAAGTTAG
- a CDS encoding cyclic nucleotide-binding domain-containing protein: protein METIHDALKKHPFLSGFSDDIIEKLIPISEHKNFSENEIIFRQGTNADNFYLVETGLVSVGFDPKLHSPVNIQQITDGEVLGWSWLIPPYHWQFDAKAVEESKTIMLDAVKLRQMFEFQHEIGYNFSRRILQIVSKRLSATRIQFWDIYKMHYLLEHNNL from the coding sequence ATGGAAACCATACATGACGCTTTAAAAAAGCATCCCTTTTTATCAGGATTTAGCGATGATATTATCGAAAAACTAATCCCTATTTCCGAACACAAAAATTTTTCTGAAAACGAAATTATTTTTCGGCAAGGCACCAATGCAGACAATTTTTATCTTGTCGAAACCGGTTTGGTCAGTGTCGGGTTCGATCCAAAATTACACAGCCCCGTAAATATCCAACAAATTACCGATGGCGAAGTGCTCGGCTGGTCCTGGCTGATTCCGCCGTATCACTGGCAATTTGATGCAAAGGCAGTGGAAGAGAGTAAAACCATTATGCTAGATGCCGTTAAGCTGCGCCAAATGTTCGAATTTCAGCATGAAATCGGGTATAATTTCAGCCGCAGAATTTTGCAAATTGTATCCAAACGGCTGTCTGCAACCCGTATTCAATTTTGGGATATTTATAAAATGCACTATTTGCTGGAACATAACAATTTGTAG
- the acnA gene encoding aconitate hydratase AcnA has protein sequence MLTDQQKNEERLLMAISKDSFGVLDQLKVGNKTYHFCSLKKLAAQSGVDLAKMPVSIRVLLENMLRNEDGRLVKKEDIETVQSYRADKVPAKEVPYMPARVVLQDFTGVPAVVDLAVMRDAVNDLNGDPSRINPIVQADLVIDHSVQVDSFGVDESYLINTEKEFERNKERYSVMRWAQGSFQNFSVVPPGTGIVHQVNLEFLASVVMTKEVDGKTVAYPDTLVGTDSHTTMINGLSVLGWGVGGIEAEAVMLGQPYYMLLPEVVGFKLTGELPEGATATDLVLTVTEMLRKKGVVGKFVEFYGKGLRNMALADRATIANMAPEYGATMGFFPIDQMTLDYLRLTGRPEAQINLVEAYAKAQGMYRTDEIPDPVYTDTLELDMSEVKPSLAGPKRPQDRVLLSNMKPAFEESFEKLYKSQVKSQRDTAVSSKYHGESFDLKNGSVVIAAITSCTNTSNPTVMVAAGLVAKKALDKGITSKPWVKTSLAPGSQVVPEYLERAGLMDALRAQRFNLVGFGCTTCIGNSGPLPEEIDAAIREGDLVACSVLSGNRNFEGRVHPTVRANYLASPPLVVAYALAGKVDFDFATEPLGNDQNGNPVYLKDIWPTLKEVREAVERSLSPEMFNEKYGAVYDGDENWRSLRNGKSQIYHWEEDSTYIRKPTFFDNMPLKPENPEDIKGARVLALLGDSVTTDHISPAGAIAKNSPAARYLEANGVEWKDFNSFGSRRGNHEVMVRGTFANIRIKNQLLDGVEGGYTVYFPNGEQMFIYDAAVRYQQDGTPLIVIAGKEYGTGSSRDWAAKGTFLLGVKAVLVESYERIHRSNLIGMGVLPLQFLPGDSYASLGLTGRETFDISGISDDLAPAKKLNVTATAENGSVKKFQVLARLDTDVEVDYYRNGGILQTVLRQIINS, from the coding sequence ATGCTAACCGATCAACAGAAAAATGAGGAGCGATTACTTATGGCGATTTCCAAAGATAGCTTTGGGGTGTTAGATCAACTCAAGGTTGGAAACAAAACATATCATTTTTGCAGCCTGAAAAAACTGGCAGCACAAAGTGGCGTCGATCTGGCAAAAATGCCCGTTTCAATCCGGGTGTTGCTCGAAAACATGCTGCGAAACGAAGACGGACGTCTGGTAAAAAAAGAAGATATTGAAACGGTCCAATCCTATCGTGCCGACAAAGTACCAGCCAAAGAAGTGCCGTATATGCCGGCGCGGGTGGTATTGCAGGATTTCACCGGTGTTCCGGCGGTTGTCGATCTCGCGGTTATGCGCGATGCCGTTAACGACCTCAATGGGGATCCCTCGCGAATCAACCCGATTGTTCAGGCCGATCTGGTGATCGACCACTCCGTTCAGGTTGACTCTTTTGGGGTTGACGAATCGTATCTGATCAACACCGAAAAAGAATTTGAACGCAACAAAGAACGCTATTCTGTCATGCGCTGGGCGCAGGGCAGTTTCCAGAATTTCAGCGTTGTGCCGCCGGGAACCGGTATTGTGCATCAGGTGAATCTGGAATTCCTCGCCAGCGTAGTGATGACGAAAGAAGTGGACGGTAAAACCGTCGCATATCCGGACACGCTGGTTGGCACCGATTCGCACACCACGATGATCAACGGATTGAGCGTACTCGGTTGGGGCGTTGGCGGCATCGAAGCCGAAGCCGTGATGCTCGGACAGCCATACTATATGTTGCTTCCCGAAGTTGTCGGTTTCAAATTAACCGGCGAATTGCCGGAAGGCGCAACCGCCACAGACCTCGTTTTGACCGTCACAGAAATGCTCCGCAAAAAAGGCGTGGTCGGAAAATTTGTGGAATTCTACGGCAAAGGATTGAGAAATATGGCGTTAGCCGATCGCGCGACAATTGCCAATATGGCACCGGAATACGGCGCGACGATGGGCTTTTTCCCGATCGACCAAATGACGCTGGACTATTTGCGGCTCACCGGTCGCCCGGAAGCGCAAATTAATCTGGTCGAAGCTTACGCAAAAGCTCAGGGCATGTATCGCACCGATGAAATTCCCGATCCGGTTTACACAGACACGCTGGAACTGGATATGAGCGAAGTTAAGCCGAGCCTCGCCGGACCGAAACGTCCGCAGGATCGCGTGTTGCTCAGCAACATGAAACCCGCATTTGAAGAATCGTTCGAAAAGTTGTATAAATCGCAGGTGAAATCGCAACGCGATACAGCCGTTAGCAGCAAATATCATGGCGAATCGTTTGATCTGAAAAACGGATCTGTCGTTATTGCTGCAATTACAAGCTGCACCAACACCTCGAACCCGACAGTAATGGTGGCAGCCGGATTGGTTGCCAAAAAAGCGTTGGATAAAGGCATCACATCCAAACCGTGGGTAAAAACCAGCCTCGCACCCGGTTCGCAAGTGGTGCCGGAATATCTGGAACGCGCCGGATTGATGGACGCACTTCGCGCACAGCGATTTAACCTGGTTGGGTTTGGTTGCACAACCTGTATCGGAAACAGCGGTCCGCTGCCGGAAGAAATTGACGCAGCCATCCGCGAAGGCGATCTGGTTGCCTGCTCCGTTCTCTCCGGTAACCGGAACTTTGAGGGACGTGTTCACCCGACGGTTCGCGCCAATTATCTGGCATCACCGCCGTTGGTTGTTGCATACGCACTCGCCGGAAAAGTCGATTTCGATTTCGCTACCGAACCGCTCGGCAACGACCAAAATGGAAACCCGGTTTATTTGAAAGACATTTGGCCAACCCTGAAAGAAGTTCGCGAAGCGGTGGAAAGATCGCTCTCGCCGGAAATGTTCAACGAAAAATATGGCGCAGTTTACGATGGTGATGAAAACTGGCGCTCGTTGCGGAACGGCAAAAGCCAAATTTATCATTGGGAAGAAGATTCGACCTATATTCGTAAACCCACTTTTTTTGACAATATGCCGTTGAAACCGGAAAACCCGGAAGACATTAAAGGCGCACGAGTGCTCGCATTACTCGGCGATTCAGTTACCACAGACCACATTTCGCCGGCAGGCGCCATCGCCAAAAATAGCCCCGCCGCCCGATATCTGGAAGCCAACGGTGTTGAATGGAAAGATTTCAATTCATTCGGCTCTCGTCGGGGCAATCACGAAGTAATGGTGCGCGGCACGTTTGCCAATATTCGCATCAAAAACCAGTTGCTGGACGGCGTGGAAGGCGGTTACACCGTGTATTTCCCGAATGGCGAGCAGATGTTTATTTACGATGCTGCAGTGCGCTATCAACAGGATGGCACGCCGCTAATCGTGATCGCCGGAAAAGAATACGGCACCGGATCCAGCCGTGACTGGGCTGCAAAAGGCACATTTTTATTGGGTGTAAAAGCAGTGCTGGTTGAAAGTTACGAGCGAATCCACAGAAGCAATCTGATTGGCATGGGCGTGTTGCCGCTGCAATTTTTGCCCGGTGACAGTTACGCCAGTCTGGGGTTAACTGGTCGGGAAACGTTTGATATCTCGGGTATTTCCGATGATCTCGCACCCGCCAAAAAACTGAACGTAACCGCAACGGCGGAAAATGGTTCGGTGAAAAAATTCCAGGTGCTTGCCCGTTTGGATACGGATGTTGAAGTTGATTATTATCGCAACGGCGGGATTTTGCAAACCGTTTTGCGTCAGATTATCAACAGCTAA